CCTGCGGGATATCCACCTTGCCGAACTGGCGCATCCGCTTCTTGCCCTCTTTTTGCTTGTCCAAGAGCTTGCGCTTGCGCGAGACGTCGCCGCCGTAGCACTTCGCCGTCACGTCCTTGCGCAGCGCCGAGATGGTTTCGCGGGCGATGACCTTGCCGCCGATCGCGGCCTGGATCGGGATCTTGAAGAGGTGGTGCGGGATCAGCTCCTTCAGCTTCTCGACCATCTGGCGGCCGCGCTTTTCCGCCGCCGTGCGGTGCACCAGCATCGACAGCGCGTCGACCGGCTCCTCGTTGACCAGGATCGACATTTTTACCAGGTCGCCCTCGCGGTAGTCGGTCAGGTGATAGTCGAAGGAGGCGTAGCCCTTGGAGATCGACTTCAGCCGGTCGTAGAAGTCGAAGACGACCTCGTTGAGTGGTAGATCGTAGGTGAGCATGGCGCGTTTGCCGACATAGGAGAGGTCGACCTGAATGCCGCGCCGGTCCTGGCAGAGCTTCAATATGCCGCCGAGATAGTCGTCGGGCGTCAGGATGGTGGCGCGGATCCATGGCTCCTCGATGGCCGAGATCTTCACCACGTCGGGCATGTCGGCCGGGTTGTGCAGCTCCTTCATCGAACCGTCATTGAGCAGCAGCCGGTAGACGACGGAAGGCGCCGTGGCGATGAGGTCGAGGTTGAACTCGCGCTCCAGCCGCTCCTGGATGATTTCGAGATGTAAGAGGCCTAGGAAGCCGCAGCGATAGCCGAAGCCGAGCGCGGCGGAGGTTTCCATTTCATAGGAGAAGCTGGCGTCGTTGAGACGCAGCTTGCCGACGGCGGCGCGCAGATCCTCGAAATCGGCGGCGTCGACCGGGAACAGGCCGCAGAACACCACCGGCTGCGCCGGCTTGAAGCCCGGCAGCGCATGCGCGGTCTGGCGCTTGTCCTCGGTGATGGTGTCGCCGACGCGGGTGTCGGCCACTTCCTTGATCGAGCCAGTGAAGAAACCGAACTCGCCGGGGCCAAGCTCCTCGACATTGACGCGGGCGGGCGTGAACACGCCGGTGCGCTCGACCAGGTATTTGGCGCCGGTGCCCATCATGCGGATGGTCTGGCCCTTCCTCAGCACGCCGTCGATGATGCGCACCAGGACGATGACGCCGAGATAGGCGTCGTACCAGCTGTCGACCAGCATGGCCTTCAACGGCGCGGTGGCGTCGCCCTCGCGCGGCGGCGGCAGCTGGTGGACGATGGCTTCCAGCACGTCGGGAATGCCAAGACCGGTCTTGGCCGAGATCAGCACGGCGTTGGAGGCGTCGATGCCGATCACCTCCTCGACCTGCTCGCGGATGCGCTCGGGCTCGGCGGCCGGCAGGTCGACCTTGTTCAGCACCACGACGATCTCGTGGTTGTTGTCGATCGCCTGGTAGACATTGGCGAGCGTCTGCGCCTCGACGCCCTGGGAGGCGTCCACCACCAGCAGCGAGCCCTCGCAGGCGGCCAGTGACCGCGACACCTCATAGGCGAAGTCGACATGGCCGGGCGTGTCGATGAGGTTGAGGATATAGTCCTCGCCGTTCAAGGCACGGTATTTCAGCCGCACGGTCTGCGCCTTGATGGTGATGCCGCGCTCGCGCTCGATGTCCATCGAGTCCAGCACCTGCTCCTTCATGTCGCGCGCCTCCAGCCCGCCGGTCAGCTGGATCAGGCGGTCGGCAAGCGTGGATTTGCCATGGTCGATATGGGCGACGATGGAGAAATTGCGGATGTGGTCGAGGGGCGTGCTCATGCCGGGCGCTTTAGCAGGGGCGGCAATCGGCGGCAAGGCTTGCGGCGCAAGGGCTGCCCTGGCGATCACGAAGCGGTGAGCATTGCCGGAAAAATCGAAAATCCGGGCCTGACGGCCTGGGATGCATAAATTTTAAATGATCGCATTAGACCTTGGTTGTCGGCGGCATGGTATTCGCACGGCCGCTCATGTGTTTCGGGGGGTCAGAAATGCGCAATGTTGCAAGCGGGTTTGCCCGCTCCCGCAGCGGCTCCATCATGCCGCTGTTCTTCCTGTGTACGGTGCCGCTGATCACCGTCGCCGGCTTTGCCGTCGATTATACGTCGGCCGTACAGATCAGGTCCAATCAGCAGCAGGCGCTGGATGCCGCGATCCTGTCGATCACCACCATGGATACCGCCTCGACGCTGCCGCAGCGCCAGCAGGTGCTGCAGGATACCTTCCTTGCCAACGGTGGACAGGGAACCGCGACGCTGAACAGCTTCGTGGCTGGCACCACCGCCACCGCCACCACCGCGCGGGCCACGGCAAGTTTCGCCATGCCCACCGTTTTCATGACCATCGCCAGGATTGACACCGTACCGATCGCCGTCGCCTCGGCGGTCAGCAAGCCGCCGTCGCTGGTGCAGGCGAACTTTAAGGTAACCGGGGCGTCGGGCTGGTGGAACAAGACGATGACGCTCTACGGCACGCAGTTAGGGGCGACGGTGGCCAAGCCGCTGATGACGATCGACTACACCTATGGCAAGACCGGAGATCCGAAAGGCTATGGCACCACCACCACCAGCGTCCTGACGACCGATTCAACCGGCAAGACCGTCACCACGGTGGCCCAGAAGCAGGTCTGCACCGTCGGCAACAACCCACCCGCCGGCGTGACCCTCAAGCAGGATGCGAGCGGCACGAAATATTACTGTGTCGATACGATGTACCCGGCCAACGGCGCCGGCGCGTCAATCGACGTCAGCCAGATGGGTGGCCTCTACATGCAGATGTATGTGCCATCGGGGAAGCCGCAATATCTCACCACGAATGATCCGACCACCTCCAACCGGCTCTATATCGACGGCGTCGAAGTGCCGACCGGGCAAAAGGTCGACATCTTCTCCGCCGTCCCTTGCAACCAGTCCAGCAACCAGGCCTGGGAAGACGGCGGCAGTCCGGTGCCGGCGCCAGTC
The genomic region above belongs to Mesorhizobium sp. B4-1-4 and contains:
- the lepA gene encoding translation elongation factor 4, producing MSTPLDHIRNFSIVAHIDHGKSTLADRLIQLTGGLEARDMKEQVLDSMDIERERGITIKAQTVRLKYRALNGEDYILNLIDTPGHVDFAYEVSRSLAACEGSLLVVDASQGVEAQTLANVYQAIDNNHEIVVVLNKVDLPAAEPERIREQVEEVIGIDASNAVLISAKTGLGIPDVLEAIVHQLPPPREGDATAPLKAMLVDSWYDAYLGVIVLVRIIDGVLRKGQTIRMMGTGAKYLVERTGVFTPARVNVEELGPGEFGFFTGSIKEVADTRVGDTITEDKRQTAHALPGFKPAQPVVFCGLFPVDAADFEDLRAAVGKLRLNDASFSYEMETSAALGFGYRCGFLGLLHLEIIQERLEREFNLDLIATAPSVVYRLLLNDGSMKELHNPADMPDVVKISAIEEPWIRATILTPDDYLGGILKLCQDRRGIQVDLSYVGKRAMLTYDLPLNEVVFDFYDRLKSISKGYASFDYHLTDYREGDLVKMSILVNEEPVDALSMLVHRTAAEKRGRQMVEKLKELIPHHLFKIPIQAAIGGKVIARETISALRKDVTAKCYGGDVSRKRKLLDKQKEGKKRMRQFGKVDIPQEAFIQALKMGD
- a CDS encoding TadE/TadG family type IV pilus assembly protein, with amino-acid sequence MRNVASGFARSRSGSIMPLFFLCTVPLITVAGFAVDYTSAVQIRSNQQQALDAAILSITTMDTASTLPQRQQVLQDTFLANGGQGTATLNSFVAGTTATATTARATASFAMPTVFMTIARIDTVPIAVASAVSKPPSLVQANFKVTGASGWWNKTMTLYGTQLGATVAKPLMTIDYTYGKTGDPKGYGTTTTSVLTTDSTGKTVTTVAQKQVCTVGNNPPAGVTLKQDASGTKYYCVDTMYPANGAGASIDVSQMGGLYMQMYVPSGKPQYLTTNDPTTSNRLYIDGVEVPTGQKVDIFSAVPCNQSSNQAWEDGGSPVPAPVSNADFFYTVSGKCDFNQRPSNTALTQ